Proteins from a single region of Candidatus Woesearchaeota archaeon:
- the radA gene encoding DNA repair and recombination protein RadA, with product MAKAKLIQPEEMEFETAVQQPKEMKMEKLTLYDLPGVGAATAEKLESAGYRDMMSIAVATLGELSEAAGVSEAVARKMINAARDSMKMGFETGTEVLKKRGLINKISTGVRAFDELMGGGFETGAITECFGEFGSGKTQVGHVLSVNTLKEDPDAYVVYLDTENTFRPERIKQFALGAGISPEDALNRIMVARAYNSDHQMLLAEKIESLINEQKKKVKLVVVDSLTAHFRAEFIGRGTLAERQQKLNRHMHQLAKVASSYNICVYVTNQVMAKPDQFFGDPTTSIGGHIVGHASTFRVYLRKGKKGTRVAKLIDAPNLADGECGFEVTEGGLKDTV from the coding sequence ATGGCAAAAGCAAAATTAATCCAACCAGAAGAGATGGAATTTGAGACCGCAGTTCAACAACCAAAAGAGATGAAAATGGAAAAACTAACTTTATATGATCTGCCCGGAGTAGGAGCAGCCACCGCTGAAAAACTCGAATCCGCAGGATATCGTGACATGATGTCAATTGCTGTTGCCACACTTGGTGAATTAAGTGAAGCAGCAGGCGTCTCAGAAGCAGTTGCGAGAAAAATGATCAATGCTGCACGTGACAGCATGAAAATGGGTTTTGAGACAGGAACTGAAGTACTCAAAAAACGTGGACTCATCAACAAAATTTCAACTGGTGTGCGTGCATTTGATGAACTCATGGGTGGCGGATTTGAAACCGGTGCTATCACGGAATGTTTTGGTGAGTTTGGCAGCGGGAAAACGCAAGTTGGGCACGTTTTAAGTGTTAACACCCTTAAAGAAGATCCTGATGCGTATGTAGTCTATCTTGATACTGAAAACACCTTTCGTCCTGAACGTATCAAACAGTTTGCGCTTGGAGCAGGTATTAGTCCTGAAGATGCACTTAATCGGATTATGGTAGCTCGAGCTTACAACTCTGATCATCAAATGCTCTTGGCAGAAAAAATTGAGAGTTTGATAAACGAGCAGAAGAAGAAAGTGAAGCTTGTGGTTGTTGATTCTCTTACTGCGCACTTCCGAGCTGAATTTATTGGACGTGGAACTCTTGCTGAACGTCAGCAAAAGCTCAACCGCCACATGCATCAACTTGCCAAAGTTGCCTCAAGCTACAACATCTGTGTCTACGTTACCAACCAAGTCATGGCGAAACCAGATCAATTCTTTGGTGACCCTACGACTTCCATTGGCGGACACATCGTGGGACATGCCAGTACGTTTCGGGTATATTTGAGAAAAGGCAAGAAAGGAACACGCGTTGCAAAACTCATTGACGCACCCAACCTTGCTGATGGAGAATGCGGCTTCGAAGTAACTGAAGGCGGATTAAAAGATACGGTTTAG
- a CDS encoding LamG domain-containing protein, which yields MRTRDVILILLALAFLSITVIADPSIDSVYVNTTNGNNVGDENLTTNTVNAQNIGNGKVIFNWLLNGTSFPVLYMPFDGNTTGIENKIRDYAYGHNGSYNFSGLGSPDYLPTGGNDSRGAFDFEFSETDKILINHSSLYDIQANEDIVVAFWMKPESFSNGYAIGKFGVGGDYFVRPNSGNVQVWISGDDASGGSYSLTSSFGTGIWYHVVVNWERARSNLTLWVNGRFNSSATTTTTGAINNNVNLTIGGYHGSANTFDGVLDEFYFFKKSLSSNQIYALYNNSNQITAEQTNIGDTWSFCATPSNNTFDGTTVCSSNFTINVTSMNGPPITPEFSDYAMILIVLVTVAGFFFMKDRT from the coding sequence ATGAGGACAAGAGATGTTATACTAATTCTATTAGCCTTAGCTTTTCTTTCTATCACAGTGATAGCTGACCCATCCATTGATTCTGTATATGTGAATACTACAAATGGAAATAACGTGGGAGATGAAAACTTAACTACAAATACAGTAAATGCGCAGAATATTGGTAACGGTAAAGTTATTTTTAATTGGTTGCTTAATGGCACATCATTTCCTGTTCTCTACATGCCGTTTGATGGTAATACCACAGGAATAGAAAATAAAATTCGAGATTATGCTTATGGGCATAATGGATCATACAATTTCTCAGGACTTGGATCACCAGATTATCTTCCTACAGGTGGTAATGATAGTCGTGGCGCATTTGATTTTGAATTTAGTGAAACAGATAAAATCCTCATAAATCATAGCTCACTTTATGACATCCAAGCAAACGAAGATATCGTCGTTGCCTTCTGGATGAAACCAGAAAGTTTTAGCAACGGTTATGCCATAGGAAAATTTGGAGTAGGGGGAGACTATTTCGTGCGACCAAACTCAGGAAACGTACAAGTCTGGATTTCGGGAGACGATGCGTCAGGAGGAAGTTATAGTCTTACAAGTTCATTTGGCACAGGGATATGGTATCACGTAGTTGTTAATTGGGAACGGGCTAGATCTAACCTTACTTTATGGGTGAACGGACGATTTAATTCTTCAGCAACAACGACAACAACTGGAGCAATAAATAACAATGTTAACCTCACCATTGGTGGATACCATGGCAGTGCTAATACTTTTGATGGGGTTCTTGATGAATTTTATTTTTTCAAAAAATCCCTCTCCTCAAATCAGATTTATGCCCTCTACAACAACAGCAACCAAATAACTGCAGAACAAACCAACATTGGTGATACGTGGTCTTTTTGCGCAACACCGAGCAACAATACATTTGATGGAACAACAGTCTGCAGCAGCAACTTTACTATCAATGTAACTTCTATGAACGGTCCGCCGATTACACCAGAGTTTTCAGATTATGCAATGATCCTAATTGTTTTGGTTACAGTTGCGGGTTTTTTCTTTATGAAAGATCGTACTTAA
- a CDS encoding radical SAM protein produces MPSISKSLRLASSFAQSTQEPLPLWVHLWVTDKCDLACDYCEVVENTKRNPSQEDLEERMQHAADLGTAVIAFMGGEPTLRADLPDLVRFATSLNLSTYVTSHGKKKALTTEKLAKLGEAGLDVIEISLDGYDAVRGSDKTLHGDESLIDRLEQMRKQYGTRYKAHQVLAPTNLDETPKLVELSRRRRLPITFGLVTEFSAFQDGRRTVYEEPAIREKTRETLQYLMEQKEQGVLILNPTRYFEDALRFLDEPLRWSCDVGTYMIQVATNGEVFHCSKYMKLTTGTQFRDIDRNYFRNDGHGSRALLARCNDRCLSACAYTTSYLRRNPAEFVRSAFIT; encoded by the coding sequence ATGCCTTCTATTTCCAAATCCCTGCGTCTCGCGTCTTCTTTCGCCCAATCTACGCAAGAACCTCTTCCCCTCTGGGTACATCTGTGGGTCACTGACAAATGTGATCTTGCCTGCGACTATTGTGAAGTTGTAGAAAACACAAAGCGTAACCCCTCTCAAGAGGATCTCGAAGAACGCATGCAACATGCGGCAGATTTAGGAACAGCTGTTATTGCATTCATGGGGGGTGAGCCAACATTACGTGCAGATCTACCTGACTTAGTACGTTTTGCAACGAGTTTGAACCTCTCCACTTATGTAACATCACATGGAAAGAAGAAAGCATTGACAACAGAAAAATTAGCCAAACTAGGAGAAGCAGGTTTAGATGTAATTGAAATTTCTTTAGATGGGTACGATGCAGTACGAGGTTCAGATAAAACCCTTCACGGTGATGAAAGTCTTATTGACAGATTAGAACAGATGCGTAAACAATATGGAACACGCTACAAAGCACATCAAGTTCTTGCACCAACTAATTTAGATGAGACGCCAAAACTCGTAGAACTTTCACGGCGTCGCAGACTTCCTATCACTTTCGGATTGGTCACAGAATTTAGCGCATTTCAGGATGGAAGAAGAACTGTTTATGAAGAACCTGCAATAAGAGAAAAGACTCGAGAGACTTTGCAGTATCTCATGGAACAAAAAGAACAGGGAGTGCTCATTCTTAACCCAACGAGATATTTTGAAGACGCCCTACGTTTCCTTGATGAACCACTACGCTGGTCATGCGATGTTGGAACGTACATGATTCAAGTCGCAACCAACGGCGAAGTCTTTCACTGTTCTAAATACATGAAGCTCACTACCGGAACACAATTTAGAGATATTGATAGAAACTATTTTCGAAATGATGGACATGGAAGTAGAGCTCTCTTAGCAAGGTGTAATGATCGGTGTCTTTCAGCCTGTGCGTACACTACATCTTATCTTAGACGAAACCCTGCTGAATTTGTACGCAGTGCGTTCATAACTTAA
- a CDS encoding pyridoxal phosphate-dependent aminotransferase: MPKPSLSTYFAQRGPSPVRLAQIECAKRTDGVRPINAAIGDVTLPMHPAMQKRLKELGTKSPFAKGVDGYAPTVGVPETRNAFLHVINSFGFNTNNLYCNITEGGSAAMEITLLGTTDPERPVLLLDPAYPNYKLLAKRTCRRVVSVCRTMNEDGVFSLPDFKQIEATIKKEKPAALVVIPYDNPTGQFYPQEELNELARLCVKYGMWIISDEAYRGLVYTKQKVSSVWAITEKEVLGISGCRISIESTSKVWNACGLRIGAIITDNKEFHEKAVAECTATLGSNSIGQYIFAGILNENKQDLEKWYAQQRAYYSEQMHFLRTEFLKRMPKLIVSQPQSALYMVVDMRNVDANFDSTQFVLYCAREGSVVVGKENVTLLTAPMEGFYTDVYTKNPGKTQLRIAFVVPAGEMKLVPELFVKLVEGFRRKVKT; the protein is encoded by the coding sequence ATGCCCAAACCTTCCCTCTCAACTTATTTTGCTCAACGTGGTCCTTCTCCTGTACGCTTAGCTCAAATCGAATGTGCTAAACGCACCGATGGCGTACGTCCTATTAACGCAGCAATCGGTGACGTCACCTTACCCATGCATCCAGCCATGCAAAAGCGTCTCAAAGAGTTAGGAACAAAAAGTCCTTTTGCTAAAGGCGTTGACGGCTATGCCCCAACTGTTGGTGTGCCAGAAACACGCAATGCATTTTTACATGTAATCAATAGTTTTGGTTTTAATACTAATAATCTTTATTGCAATATCACGGAAGGGGGCTCTGCTGCCATGGAAATCACTTTACTTGGTACTACTGACCCAGAACGTCCAGTATTATTGCTTGACCCTGCTTATCCTAATTACAAACTCTTAGCGAAGCGAACGTGCCGACGAGTGGTGTCGGTTTGCCGCACGATGAATGAAGATGGCGTTTTTAGTTTACCTGATTTCAAACAAATTGAAGCAACGATCAAGAAAGAAAAACCTGCAGCATTGGTTGTCATCCCCTATGACAATCCCACAGGTCAATTTTATCCACAAGAAGAATTGAATGAATTAGCGCGTTTATGTGTGAAATATGGGATGTGGATTATTAGTGATGAAGCGTATCGAGGGTTAGTGTATACCAAACAAAAAGTATCGAGTGTGTGGGCGATCACCGAAAAAGAGGTACTAGGTATTTCTGGCTGTCGCATTAGTATCGAGAGCACTTCAAAAGTGTGGAATGCGTGTGGTCTGCGCATCGGCGCTATTATTACTGATAATAAAGAATTTCATGAAAAAGCTGTGGCTGAATGTACAGCAACATTAGGATCAAATAGTATTGGGCAATACATCTTTGCTGGAATTCTTAATGAGAATAAACAAGATTTAGAGAAATGGTATGCTCAACAGCGAGCATATTATAGTGAACAGATGCATTTTCTACGAACAGAGTTTTTGAAACGCATGCCGAAGTTAATTGTAAGTCAACCTCAGTCTGCTTTGTATATGGTTGTTGACATGCGTAACGTCGATGCTAACTTTGACTCCACGCAGTTTGTATTGTATTGCGCGCGTGAAGGATCTGTTGTTGTTGGGAAAGAGAACGTAACATTACTTACTGCTCCGATGGAAGGATTTTATACTGACGTGTATACCAAGAATCCTGGCAAGACTCAGCTACGAATTGCATTCGTTGTTCCTGCTGGTGAAATGAAGCTAGTGCCGGAATTGTTTGTCAAGTTGGTGGAAGGATTTAGAAGGAAAGTTAAAACTTAA
- a CDS encoding nucleoside 2-deoxyribosyltransferase, with translation MMNKSLKIYFAASIRGGRELQPVYEEIVTFLETKGKVLTEHLREKTLTNQGEQGITTQQIFERDMKFLQEANVMIAEVTVPSLGVGYELAVAEQLRIPILCLYYPIGGKSLSAMIQGNTKLVVKEYRTLDEAKKEIEEFLEGL, from the coding sequence ATGATGAATAAATCTCTCAAAATCTACTTTGCCGCATCGATTCGTGGCGGACGAGAATTGCAACCCGTATATGAAGAAATTGTGACATTCTTAGAAACCAAAGGGAAAGTATTGACCGAACATCTGCGAGAGAAAACATTGACAAATCAAGGTGAACAAGGTATTACTACGCAGCAAATTTTTGAACGGGATATGAAATTTTTGCAAGAAGCAAATGTCATGATTGCAGAAGTGACGGTGCCGTCATTAGGTGTGGGATATGAACTTGCGGTGGCTGAGCAGTTAAGAATACCCATATTATGCTTATATTATCCAATAGGGGGTAAGAGTTTATCTGCGATGATACAGGGGAACACAAAGTTAGTTGTGAAAGAGTATCGGACATTGGACGAAGCCAAGAAAGAAATTGAGGAGTTTTTGGAGGGGTTGTAG
- a CDS encoding SET domain-containing protein-lysine N-methyltransferase, with translation MVYSWLSPKAQTKKSSIEGTGTFCKTKIHKDELICVFGGHIFDTKTWKTLDESVGSLALPLNEEFVIALHHLSEAGDGDFVNHSCNPNAGIHGQIFLVAMREIEAGEEITFDYAVVLADIAPQDCEFDCHCGAISCRGKITAHDWKRDDLQHKYAGYFSHYIQQKINYIEEMKKRGTSPLVVIKESAIHNKGGYAACDIAKGTKIIQYVGEKLTKEVSNRRCEEQVELAKTDPSCGEVYIFELDDQYDIDGNVPYNTARFLNHSCEPNCRDVNDNGEIWIVAIRDIKKGEELLYNYRFGLDDFQDFPCRCGSPRCFGYILDEEDWADGRDILSQKK, from the coding sequence ATGGTGTATAGCTGGTTATCTCCCAAAGCCCAAACAAAAAAATCAAGTATTGAAGGAACTGGAACATTCTGTAAAACTAAAATCCACAAAGATGAACTTATCTGTGTTTTTGGTGGTCATATCTTTGATACAAAAACGTGGAAAACACTTGATGAAAGTGTTGGTTCATTAGCACTTCCTCTCAACGAAGAATTTGTTATTGCGCTTCATCATCTCTCTGAAGCCGGCGATGGTGATTTTGTCAATCATTCTTGCAATCCCAACGCTGGAATTCATGGGCAAATCTTTCTCGTCGCCATGCGCGAAATCGAAGCCGGCGAAGAAATTACCTTTGACTATGCAGTTGTTCTTGCTGACATTGCTCCACAAGATTGCGAGTTTGACTGTCATTGTGGTGCAATTAGTTGTCGTGGAAAAATCACAGCTCATGATTGGAAACGCGACGATTTACAACACAAATATGCCGGTTATTTCTCACATTATATTCAACAAAAGATCAATTACATTGAAGAAATGAAAAAGCGGGGAACTTCACCTCTTGTCGTTATCAAAGAATCAGCAATTCATAATAAAGGCGGCTACGCTGCCTGTGATATCGCCAAAGGCACAAAGATTATCCAATACGTTGGTGAGAAACTCACTAAAGAAGTCTCGAATCGACGTTGTGAAGAGCAAGTTGAATTAGCCAAGACCGACCCTTCCTGCGGCGAAGTTTACATCTTTGAACTTGATGACCAATATGACATTGACGGAAATGTTCCCTATAATACAGCCCGATTTCTCAACCATTCCTGTGAACCAAACTGTCGCGATGTAAATGACAATGGGGAAATTTGGATCGTCGCCATTCGCGATATCAAAAAAGGAGAAGAATTACTGTATAATTATCGCTTTGGACTTGATGACTTTCAAGATTTTCCTTGCCGCTGCGGTTCTCCACGCTGCTTTGGGTATATCTTAGACGAAGAAGATTGGGCAGATGGTCGCGATATCCTTTCTCAGAAAAAATGA
- a CDS encoding SET domain-containing protein-lysine N-methyltransferase, whose product MNHPHDLIEIKTSSIHHFGIFAKKDIAKGTKIIEYIGEKISKKQSARRSQKTLKTSQKDPSAGAVYMFELDDEWDIDGNVENNPARFLNHSCDPNCEVEIEDGHIWIYAKRDIKKGEELLYNYGYDLEFYQDHPCKCNSKRCVGYIVHEDHWEKLKELLQKN is encoded by the coding sequence ATGAACCATCCACACGATCTCATTGAAATAAAAACATCCTCCATTCATCATTTTGGTATCTTTGCCAAAAAAGATATTGCTAAAGGCACGAAAATAATCGAATATATTGGCGAGAAAATTTCTAAGAAACAAAGTGCTCGACGATCTCAAAAAACCCTCAAAACATCGCAAAAAGATCCATCGGCTGGTGCCGTGTATATGTTTGAATTAGACGATGAATGGGATATTGATGGCAATGTCGAAAACAATCCTGCACGTTTCTTAAACCACTCCTGTGACCCCAATTGTGAGGTAGAAATTGAAGATGGGCATATCTGGATCTACGCCAAACGCGACATCAAAAAAGGTGAAGAGCTATTATATAATTATGGGTACGATCTAGAATTTTATCAAGATCACCCTTGCAAATGCAATTCTAAACGGTGTGTAGGCTATATCGTGCATGAGGACCACTGGGAAAAATTAAAAGAGTTATTACAGAAAAACTAG
- a CDS encoding NUDIX domain-containing protein: protein MNTIHKYGLIILRDKRFLVNRKKNTSLFLLPGGKPTPHETPEECLVREIKEEHDCDVVTSSLSFLCHVEDAAANEANTIVAIEVYIGEIVGEPKPSCEIQDQRWFGRDDNVTILSPIIKNKILPELIRRELV from the coding sequence ATGAACACGATCCACAAATATGGTCTGATTATTCTTCGTGATAAAAGATTCTTAGTAAATAGGAAGAAAAATACGTCTCTTTTTCTTCTTCCTGGCGGCAAGCCAACACCTCATGAAACCCCAGAAGAATGTTTAGTACGCGAGATTAAAGAGGAACATGATTGCGATGTTGTTACGTCTTCTTTGTCTTTTTTGTGTCATGTAGAGGATGCTGCTGCGAATGAAGCAAATACTATTGTGGCGATTGAAGTGTATATTGGAGAGATTGTAGGTGAACCAAAACCATCTTGCGAGATTCAAGATCAACGATGGTTTGGAAGAGACGATAATGTGACGATTCTTTCACCCATTATTAAAAATAAGATATTGCCAGAATTGATACGACGAGAATTGGTTTGA
- a CDS encoding HAD hydrolase-like protein, with protein sequence MHNAAILDFSRTLYDPDNGCLIEGAKELLNALQHKKYQMILVSRTKDLQHKHLEHLGIRHFFSEIIITTTKDESMFSAIANDANINPAQVLVIGDKAQSEIIAGKKAGMKTIWFRSGKYAHEIPLEGMGPDVMVDKLIDIIKYI encoded by the coding sequence ATGCACAACGCAGCAATTCTCGATTTTAGTCGGACATTATACGATCCTGACAATGGATGTCTCATTGAGGGAGCAAAAGAGCTTCTTAACGCGTTACAACATAAAAAATATCAAATGATCCTAGTAAGCCGCACCAAAGACTTGCAGCATAAACATCTTGAACACCTAGGAATTCGCCATTTCTTTTCCGAAATTATCATCACCACGACAAAAGATGAAAGCATGTTTAGTGCGATTGCCAACGATGCCAACATTAATCCTGCACAGGTTCTTGTGATCGGAGATAAAGCGCAAAGTGAAATTATCGCGGGTAAGAAAGCAGGCATGAAAACAATTTGGTTTCGATCCGGAAAGTATGCTCACGAGATACCTTTAGAAGGTATGGGACCTGATGTAATGGTCGATAAATTAATTGACATAATAAAGTATATTTAA
- a CDS encoding metal-dependent hydrolase: MLFVSHALFAILFFLLTESWWTGISSFEAVGLLGIVLLGAALPDIDEAHSTINRFTGFFGKIIAFLSRHRGFFHSLIFFMALAILLGLFVGKLWAFGLLLGYVAHIVGDFLTPQGIPLFYPLERPRIRGFIKTGGVIEKFVQVGLFVGIVILLF, encoded by the coding sequence ATGCTCTTTGTCTCGCATGCTTTATTCGCGATTCTCTTTTTTCTTTTGACGGAATCGTGGTGGACAGGTATTTCATCTTTTGAAGCAGTAGGGCTGTTAGGAATTGTGCTTTTGGGGGCAGCGTTGCCCGATATTGATGAGGCGCATAGCACAATTAATCGTTTTACAGGATTTTTTGGAAAAATTATTGCGTTTCTTTCACGACATCGAGGATTTTTTCATTCGCTGATTTTCTTTATGGCACTAGCAATCCTGTTGGGGTTGTTTGTAGGAAAATTATGGGCATTTGGTTTGCTGCTTGGCTATGTAGCACACATTGTGGGTGACTTTCTTACTCCTCAGGGTATTCCTCTTTTCTATCCATTAGAACGACCACGTATTCGTGGGTTTATCAAGACCGGTGGAGTGATAGAGAAGTTTGTTCAAGTAGGGTTGTTTGTGGGAATTGTGATACTTTTATTTTAA